One Candidatus Woesearchaeota archaeon DNA window includes the following coding sequences:
- a CDS encoding dTDP-4-dehydrorhamnose 3,5-epimerase family protein produces the protein MIKNGKVIENVIIKERRVNPDERGNLMEILRRDEDFFKGFGQTYATEVYPDVTKGWHYHKEQTDNFVCVSGMIKLVLFDVRENSKTYKKVNELFIGEKDQLLVQIPPYVLHGFKGVGTDKAIIINVCTKPYNYNKPDEYRVHPHDKDLQKQVLGFDVPYNWARKDG, from the coding sequence ATGATTAAGAATGGCAAAGTAATAGAGAATGTTATAATCAAAGAGAGAAGAGTTAATCCTGATGAAAGAGGTAACTTAATGGAAATATTAAGGCGTGATGAAGATTTTTTTAAAGGATTTGGACAAACTTATGCTACTGAAGTTTACCCTGATGTGACAAAAGGATGGCATTATCATAAAGAGCAAACAGATAATTTTGTTTGTGTTTCAGGTATGATAAAATTAGTTTTATTTGATGTACGTGAAAACTCAAAAACATACAAAAAAGTAAATGAATTGTTTATTGGTGAGAAAGATCAATTATTGGTTCAAATACCCCCTTATGTTTTACATGGTTTCAAAGGTGTCGGAACTGATAAAGCAATAATCATTAATGTTTGTACTAAACCCTATAACTATAATAAACCTGATGAATATAGAGTTCATCCGCATGATAAAGACTTACAAAAACAAGTTTTAGGTTTTGACGTGCCTTATAATTGGGCAAGAAAGGATGGCTAA
- a CDS encoding glycosyltransferase family 4 protein has product MKIAHVGMFYYPTFGGVEQVMQELAERQVKAGHEVHVFCSDSDKYKRIKKKEEVINGVYVHRHKYILRLSLSALIWPSLLSTLSKQKFDVIHSHVSGHLHVLLAGIVARKTKTPHIHTTHCPWTDKYRSFILKPFLFLNDKLFNKMAFDRCDKIIAITPWEIPILKKWVDEKKIVVIPNGMDNLFFKKLKENKFKEKNNIPKDKKIILFFGRLNPTKGPEKLALVARELVKERKDVFFAFIGPDEGKLQEVQEIIKDQENIKYFGALRGKDKIIEMYQAAYVYMLPSYREGLPLTLFEAMASGLPIIASPVNGIPYEMNDSENGLFVKYGDIKGLKNAIIKLLDDSKFYEKISKTNLKKAEEYSWDKISERFESVYENLINKKN; this is encoded by the coding sequence ATGAAAATAGCACATGTTGGAATGTTTTATTATCCAACTTTTGGAGGAGTAGAGCAAGTAATGCAGGAACTTGCAGAAAGGCAGGTTAAAGCAGGGCATGAGGTTCATGTTTTTTGTTCTGATTCTGATAAATATAAAAGAATTAAGAAAAAAGAAGAAGTGATTAATGGAGTTTATGTTCATAGGCATAAATATATTTTAAGACTTTCTTTATCTGCTTTGATTTGGCCAAGTTTATTATCTACACTTTCAAAACAAAAATTTGATGTTATTCATTCTCATGTTTCAGGACATTTGCATGTGTTGCTTGCAGGCATAGTTGCAAGAAAAACTAAAACTCCTCATATACATACAACTCATTGTCCTTGGACTGATAAATATAGATCATTTATTTTGAAACCATTTTTATTTTTGAATGATAAGTTGTTTAATAAAATGGCGTTTGATAGATGTGATAAAATTATTGCAATTACACCTTGGGAAATTCCAATTTTAAAAAAATGGGTTGATGAGAAAAAAATTGTTGTGATTCCAAACGGTATGGATAACTTATTTTTCAAAAAATTAAAAGAAAATAAATTTAAAGAAAAAAATAATATTCCTAAAGATAAAAAAATAATTCTATTTTTTGGAAGATTGAATCCTACTAAAGGTCCTGAAAAGCTAGCTTTAGTTGCAAGAGAATTAGTAAAAGAAAGAAAAGATGTATTTTTTGCATTTATTGGACCTGATGAAGGCAAATTACAAGAAGTTCAAGAAATTATTAAAGATCAAGAAAATATAAAATATTTTGGCGCTTTGAGAGGAAAGGATAAGATAATTGAGATGTATCAAGCAGCTTATGTTTATATGTTACCTTCCTATAGAGAAGGATTACCTTTAACTTTATTTGAAGCCATGGCTTCTGGATTGCCTATAATTGCTAGTCCTGTAAATGGTATACCTTATGAAATGAATGATTCTGAGAATGGTTTATTTGTTAAATATGGTGATATTAAAGGTTTGAAGAATGCGATAATTAAATTATTAGATGATTCTAAATTTTATGAAAAAATTTCTAAAACTAACTTAAAAAAGGCTGAAGAGTATAGTTGGGATAAGATAAGTGAAAGATTTGAAAGTGTTTATGAGAATTTAATTAATAAAAAGAATTAA
- a CDS encoding B12-binding domain-containing radical SAM protein has protein sequence MKIALISTNTYPGDQGLRTVSSYLKEKGFETKMIFLPYVEDYSKLYSKKIILQILNLCKDCNLIGISSMASTSKRAIQVIKNLKRLNVPLIWGGVHATISPESCIPYVNYVCVGEGEEAIYELARAIKEKQEPKEIAKIKNLWINKGDIVIKNVLRPLEENLDKLPFADFSLNEHYLLDGENLRKFKEEDLNGMIFFQTERGCPHACTYCINKKIKDIQKGLGKIVRAHSIDYVIRNLVYLKNKFKTLKYFDLRDETFFVRSLDEIKEFSIRYKQEVGLRFKILGDPANITDEKMKLLVEAGLTDIIIGIQSGSDKINKEVYKRYITKEQVLNSARIINKYKNKLTVMYDIIACNPYENRQDVLDSIELIMKIPSPFFLSVNNLVFFTGSELYEKAKQDGIIKTEKDSASNLNYWDRFKHIKLKKKNMYLTLILNLMRGVVTKSRLGIMPRNILKILINKKMITFNEKVKIFTLMVGRIVQIMDMFREKIAKPIYRNTPLSFKIWYDKRRYQV, from the coding sequence AGGGTTTAAGAACTGTTTCTTCTTACTTAAAAGAAAAAGGTTTTGAGACTAAAATGATTTTCTTACCTTATGTTGAGGATTATTCTAAACTATATTCCAAAAAAATAATTTTGCAAATCTTAAATTTATGTAAAGATTGTAATTTAATAGGTATAAGTTCTATGGCTTCCACTTCAAAAAGAGCAATACAAGTTATAAAAAATTTGAAGAGGTTAAATGTACCTTTAATTTGGGGAGGAGTTCATGCAACAATTAGTCCTGAATCTTGTATACCTTATGTAAATTATGTTTGTGTTGGTGAAGGTGAAGAAGCAATCTATGAACTTGCAAGAGCAATAAAAGAAAAACAAGAACCTAAAGAAATTGCTAAGATAAAAAACCTCTGGATTAATAAAGGAGATATTGTTATAAAAAACGTTTTAAGACCTTTAGAAGAGAATTTGGATAAGCTTCCTTTTGCAGATTTTAGTTTAAATGAACACTATCTTCTTGATGGGGAGAACTTGAGAAAATTTAAAGAAGAAGACTTAAATGGGATGATTTTCTTTCAAACTGAGAGAGGTTGTCCGCATGCATGTACTTATTGTATAAATAAAAAAATAAAAGATATTCAGAAAGGTCTTGGAAAAATTGTTAGAGCACATAGCATAGATTATGTTATAAGAAATTTAGTTTATTTAAAAAATAAATTTAAAACTCTAAAATATTTTGATTTGAGAGATGAGACTTTCTTTGTTAGAAGTTTAGATGAAATAAAAGAATTTTCAATAAGGTACAAACAAGAAGTGGGTTTAAGATTTAAAATACTTGGAGATCCTGCAAACATAACTGATGAAAAAATGAAATTGCTTGTTGAGGCAGGTTTAACAGATATTATTATCGGAATACAATCTGGAAGCGATAAAATCAATAAAGAAGTTTACAAGCGTTATATAACTAAAGAACAGGTTTTAAACTCTGCGAGAATAATTAATAAATATAAAAATAAATTAACTGTTATGTATGACATTATTGCTTGTAATCCATATGAAAATAGGCAAGATGTTTTAGATTCAATTGAATTAATTATGAAAATTCCTAGTCCTTTCTTTTTATCTGTAAATAATTTAGTATTTTTTACAGGAAGTGAATTATATGAAAAAGCAAAGCAAGATGGAATAATAAAAACTGAAAAGGATTCTGCATCCAATTTAAATTATTGGGATAGATTTAAACATATAAAATTAAAAAAGAAAAATATGTATCTTACTTTGATTTTAAATTTAATGCGTGGTGTTGTAACAAAATCAAGATTAGGAATAATGCCGAGAAATATTTTAAAAATTTTGATAAATAAAAAAATGATAACTTTTAATGAAAAAGTTAAAATCTTCACTTTAATGGTTGGAAGAATAGTTCAAATAATGGATATGTTTAGAGAAAAAATAGCAAAGCCAATATATAGGAATACACCTTTATCATTTAAAATATGGTATGATAAGAGGAGGTACCAAGTATGA